A window of the Henckelia pumila isolate YLH828 chromosome 3, ASM3356847v2, whole genome shotgun sequence genome harbors these coding sequences:
- the LOC140889523 gene encoding uncharacterized protein, with protein MGAENCKKAWDILKMEFQGSEKVISIKLQSLWRDFDNVAMKDNEDIRTFISRVVEIINQIKSYGDTIEDKKIVEKVLWSLPQKFEHVVAAIEESKDLSKFTMVELMGSLEAHEKRMSKFVGPSIEQAFESKLKIAEKKKYEGGESNTSQQFQQRGGFKNYRYRG; from the coding sequence ATGGGTgccgaaaattgcaaaaaagcCTGGGATATTTTAAAAATGGAGTTTCAAGGGTCCGAGAAAGTTATCTCCATCAAGCTTCAATCTTTATGGCGAGATTTTGATAATGTAGCCATGAAAGATAATGAAGATATCCGCACGTTTATTTCACGTGTAGttgaaataatcaatcaaataaaaagtTACGGAGATACCATCGAAGACAAGAAAATTGTTGAAAAAGTCCTATGGAGCTTGCCACAAAAATTTGAACATGTTGTGGCTGCAATTGAAGAATCAAAAGATTTATCAAAATTCACGATGGTGGAGTTGATGGGTTCTTTAGAAGCCCATGAAAAAAGGATGAGTAAATTCGTTGGACCATCCATTGAGCAAGCCTTTGAGTCCAAGCTCAAAATTGCGGAGAAGAAAAAATATGAAGGTGGAGAATCAAACacatcccaacaatttcaacaAAGAGGAGGATTCAAAAATTATCGATACCGTGGATGA